The following are encoded together in the Pseudomonas xantholysinigenes genome:
- the yjiA gene encoding GTPase, with translation MQTPIPVTVLTGFLGAGKTTLLKHMLKAEHGLKIAVIENEFSEAGIDSQLLGDEPVQVMTLANGCVCCSIHGDLTRALYLLLERLDAGEIAFDRLVIECTGLADPAPVAQTFFIDEELRERYILDGIITLVDAVHAELHLTQAIAQAQVGFADRLLLSKTDLAEPEVVEALRERLARINGRAAIRVVEHGRIDLAELLDVRGFNLNPELGISLKPALRPLLKPATPDRISTLVLRTETPLDIDRLSDFMNELLEEHGKQLLRYKGVLNIAGEERRLVFQGVLKLYGFDWDAEWQDGETRESVMVFIADELPEEEIRTGFEALSCEGVRSI, from the coding sequence GTGCAAACGCCGATTCCCGTTACCGTGCTGACCGGCTTTCTTGGCGCCGGCAAGACCACCCTGCTCAAGCACATGCTCAAGGCCGAGCACGGCCTGAAAATCGCCGTGATCGAGAACGAGTTCAGCGAAGCCGGCATCGACAGCCAGCTGCTGGGTGATGAGCCGGTGCAGGTCATGACCCTGGCCAACGGCTGCGTGTGCTGCAGCATCCATGGCGACCTGACCCGCGCGCTGTACTTGTTGCTTGAACGCCTCGACGCCGGCGAAATCGCCTTCGACCGCCTGGTGATCGAATGCACCGGCCTGGCCGACCCAGCCCCGGTGGCACAGACCTTTTTCATCGACGAAGAGCTGCGCGAGCGCTATATCCTCGACGGCATCATCACCCTGGTCGATGCCGTGCACGCCGAGCTGCACCTGACCCAGGCCATCGCCCAGGCCCAGGTGGGCTTTGCCGACCGCTTGCTGTTGAGCAAGACCGACCTGGCCGAGCCTGAAGTCGTCGAAGCGCTGCGTGAGCGCCTGGCACGCATCAATGGCCGTGCGGCGATCCGCGTGGTCGAGCACGGTCGCATCGATCTGGCCGAGCTGCTCGATGTGCGCGGCTTCAACCTCAACCCGGAGCTTGGCATCAGCCTGAAGCCCGCCTTGCGCCCGCTGCTCAAGCCCGCGACCCCCGACCGTATCTCGACGCTGGTGCTGCGCACCGAAACGCCGTTGGATATCGATCGCCTCAGCGACTTCATGAACGAGCTGCTGGAAGAGCACGGCAAGCAATTGCTGCGCTACAAGGGGGTATTGAACATTGCCGGTGAAGAGCGCCGGCTGGTGTTTCAGGGGGTGCTGAAGCTGTACGGGTTCGACTGGGATGCCGAGTGGCAGGACGGCGAGACGCGGGAAAGCGTGATGGTGTTCATCGCTGATGAGCTGCCGGAGGAGGAGATTCGGACAGGGTTTGAGGCGTTGAGTTGCGAGGGAGTCAGAAGTATCTGA
- a CDS encoding IS110 family transposase gives MSVFVGVDVAKKSFDIAIPLPNGKMRTKAKLSNDPGGFRQFSDWLERHAEPGAWIVMEATGIYHEALAEHCHNQGYRVCILNPAVIAKFADVELRRVKTDKADAKVIAAYGQQKAVSLRQWEPEPPAQRRLRALVRRLDDLKEMRQMEQNRLDVALDAVQQSIQDVIGHINEELEKTRKAIEQTIDDDPDLRKRRELITSIDGLGDTTATLLLAELGDPLKYQSPSAIVAFSGLNPVVQQSGEFIGKSTISRTGASRLRAGLWMSGTVSIRHNPVVKELAERLSSRHKAYKQIVCAAMRKLLHLVYGVVKSGIPFDPKIPLAG, from the coding sequence ATGTCCGTCTTTGTTGGCGTTGATGTCGCCAAAAAATCTTTCGACATTGCCATCCCGCTCCCCAATGGCAAGATGCGCACCAAAGCCAAGCTGTCCAATGATCCTGGAGGGTTCAGGCAGTTTAGCGACTGGCTTGAGCGCCATGCTGAACCAGGCGCCTGGATTGTTATGGAGGCTACAGGCATCTATCACGAAGCGCTGGCCGAGCACTGTCACAACCAAGGTTATCGGGTGTGCATTCTGAACCCGGCGGTGATTGCGAAATTCGCTGACGTGGAGCTTCGGCGCGTCAAAACAGATAAGGCTGACGCCAAAGTCATTGCTGCCTATGGCCAACAAAAGGCTGTCTCGCTTCGCCAGTGGGAGCCTGAGCCCCCTGCGCAGCGCCGCTTGCGTGCTCTGGTGCGGCGACTGGACGACCTCAAGGAAATGCGCCAGATGGAGCAGAATCGTTTGGATGTCGCACTAGATGCGGTACAGCAGTCGATTCAAGACGTAATCGGGCACATCAACGAAGAGCTGGAAAAGACCAGGAAGGCCATCGAGCAGACGATCGATGATGATCCAGACCTGCGCAAGCGACGTGAGCTGATTACCTCGATTGATGGTTTGGGTGACACCACTGCTACGTTGCTGCTCGCCGAACTGGGCGATCCACTGAAATACCAAAGCCCTTCTGCGATTGTCGCGTTTTCAGGCTTAAACCCAGTGGTGCAGCAATCGGGAGAGTTCATAGGTAAGAGCACTATTTCGCGTACAGGCGCCTCAAGGCTGCGTGCAGGCTTGTGGATGTCAGGCACTGTCTCAATCAGACATAACCCTGTTGTGAAGGAACTGGCAGAGCGGTTGAGCAGCCGGCACAAAGCTTACAAACAGATCGTCTGCGCGGCGATGCGCAAGCTGCTGCACCTGGTTTACGGGGTGGTGAAGTCGGGGATACCGTTTGACCCCAAAATCCCTCTTGCGGGGTGA
- a CDS encoding YbdD/YjiX family protein, with the protein MFNDLGRLGKYLGQAARLMVGMPDYDNYVEHMSNKHPDKPVMTYEEFFRERQEARYGGKSGPKCC; encoded by the coding sequence ATGTTCAACGACCTGGGTCGACTGGGTAAGTACCTGGGGCAGGCAGCCCGCCTGATGGTCGGCATGCCCGACTACGACAACTATGTCGAGCACATGAGCAACAAGCACCCGGACAAGCCGGTGATGACGTACGAGGAGTTCTTCCGCGAGCGTCAGGAAGCACGATACGGCGGCAAGTCCGGGCCCAAGTGTTGTTGA
- the ettA gene encoding energy-dependent translational throttle protein EttA: MAQYVYTMHRLSKVVPPKREILKNISLSFFPGAKIGVLGLNGAGKSTLLRIMAGVDKEFDGEARPMPDINVGYLPQEPQLDPTKTVREVVEEAVSVIKDAQARLDEVYAAYADPDADFDKLAAEQAKLEAILQAADGHNLERQLDVAADALRLPAWDAKIEHLSGGEKRRVALCRLLLSAPDMLLLDEPTNHLDADSVAWLERFLHDFPGTVVAITHDRYFLDNVAGWILELDRGAGIPYEGNYSGWLEAKSERLAQESKQQSAHEKAMKEELEWVRKGAKARQSKSKARLQRFEEMQSQEFQKRSETNEIYIPAGPRLGDKVIEFKNVTKGYGDRVLIDNLSFAMPKGAIVGVIGGNGAGKSTLFRMLMGKEQPDSGSIEIGETVQLACVDQSREDLDGSKTVFQQISDGSDQIRIGSYEIPSRTYVGRFNFKGGDQQKFVKDLSGGERGRLHLALTLKEGGNVLLLDEPSNDLDVETLRSLEEALLDFPGAAIVISHDRWFLDRVATHILAYEDDSSVVFFEGNYTEYEADRKKRLGDAAAQPHRVRHKKLAQ, encoded by the coding sequence TTGGCTCAATACGTCTACACCATGCATCGGCTGAGCAAGGTCGTGCCGCCGAAGCGGGAAATTCTCAAGAATATTTCCCTGTCGTTCTTCCCCGGCGCCAAGATCGGCGTGCTGGGCCTGAACGGCGCGGGTAAATCGACCCTGCTGCGGATCATGGCGGGCGTCGACAAGGAATTCGACGGCGAAGCCCGTCCGATGCCCGACATCAATGTCGGCTACCTGCCCCAGGAGCCGCAGCTGGACCCAACCAAGACCGTGCGTGAAGTGGTCGAGGAAGCGGTCAGCGTGATCAAGGACGCCCAGGCCCGCCTGGACGAGGTCTACGCCGCCTACGCCGACCCGGACGCCGACTTCGACAAGCTGGCCGCCGAGCAGGCCAAGCTCGAGGCCATCCTGCAGGCTGCCGACGGTCACAACCTGGAGCGCCAGCTGGACGTCGCCGCCGACGCCCTGCGCCTGCCGGCCTGGGACGCGAAGATCGAGCACCTGTCCGGTGGCGAGAAGCGCCGTGTGGCGCTGTGCCGCCTGCTGCTGTCGGCCCCCGACATGCTGCTGCTGGACGAACCGACCAACCACCTGGACGCCGACTCGGTGGCCTGGCTGGAGCGCTTCCTCCACGACTTCCCGGGCACCGTGGTGGCGATCACCCACGACCGTTACTTCCTCGACAACGTTGCCGGCTGGATCCTCGAACTGGACCGCGGCGCGGGCATTCCGTACGAAGGCAACTACTCGGGCTGGCTGGAAGCCAAGTCGGAGCGTCTGGCCCAGGAATCCAAGCAGCAGAGCGCCCACGAGAAGGCCATGAAAGAGGAACTGGAGTGGGTGCGCAAAGGCGCGAAAGCCCGCCAGTCCAAATCCAAGGCCCGTCTGCAGCGTTTCGAAGAGATGCAGTCGCAGGAGTTCCAGAAGCGCAGCGAGACCAACGAGATCTACATCCCGGCCGGTCCGCGCCTGGGCGACAAGGTCATCGAGTTCAAGAACGTCACCAAGGGCTACGGCGACCGCGTGCTGATCGACAACCTGTCGTTCGCCATGCCCAAAGGCGCCATCGTCGGCGTGATCGGCGGCAACGGCGCCGGTAAGTCGACCCTGTTCCGCATGCTGATGGGCAAGGAGCAACCGGACTCGGGCAGCATTGAGATCGGCGAAACCGTGCAGCTGGCCTGCGTCGACCAGAGCCGCGAGGACCTGGACGGCAGCAAGACCGTGTTCCAGCAGATCTCCGACGGTTCCGACCAGATCCGCATCGGCAGCTACGAGATCCCATCGCGCACCTACGTCGGCCGCTTCAACTTCAAGGGCGGCGACCAGCAGAAGTTCGTCAAGGACCTCTCCGGCGGTGAGCGTGGTCGTCTGCACCTGGCCCTGACCCTGAAAGAGGGCGGCAACGTCCTGCTGCTCGACGAACCGTCCAACGACCTCGACGTCGAAACCCTGCGTTCCCTGGAAGAGGCCTTGCTGGACTTCCCGGGCGCCGCCATCGTGATTTCCCACGACCGTTGGTTCCTGGACCGCGTGGCCACTCACATCCTGGCGTACGAAGACGACTCGAGCGTGGTGTTCTTCGAGGGCAACTACACCGAGTACGAAGCCGACCGCAAGAAGCGCCTGGGCGATGCCGCTGCCCAGCCGCACCGTGTGCGTCACAAGAAGCTGGCCCAGTAA
- a CDS encoding sensor domain-containing protein: MTNLTQSPLSRPAATSAGSHLRGSLKGALALLALVLLGLLLWQLFAQFRHTQADLREQSLATSAELADHLNLNMALKSQQALNLVQPYVKPPTPAALPSLLATLQARLPALRAMAWLDADGEVRNDSQTGTPDRQQIDELLQLNQGRAYFYSNAPDNQQVYLLLRQPAEQDRGYWLLRLAPEYYRELTVHLDSPTHPLWLLENSRSDQVIERHGHKHTSGEPLQSVMLAFLDNSTWQLRGLFDAGQARDRLLPALIGKCVLVLFCALLPVLALINMRRRQRALQEDRRRYQEIFEGTGVALCVLDLSSLPGQLDRYHLRNRAALKQSLALDGNLRRTLLQELKITEINQVARQLLNVECHEGAWQRLIDGSGDGRDSVGMQLIDALIEQRQQLELEVRLPAPLGGELHLWLMVRLPQQRRDFQAVILSISDITSRKQVELSLLEREGFWSDVVRTVPDQLYVQDVNSQRMIFSNRHLGQTLGYDRAELAQMGERFWEMLLHPDDAEHYRALRQQQRETSYGASLHCQLRFRHRDGGWRCYEIREQVLSRGADDQVSRIIGVGKDVTVQIEASQSLRDSEQRYRMLAESISDVIFSTDSQLQLNYVSPSVHAVLGYQADWIFANGWQSIIANPGQLTGVYSLLERVSKALGDPAQLAQLRDTLPTQLFLFDCLRADGRKIPIELRLVLVWDEHAHFEGVLGVGRDISQQRRAEKDLRMAATVFEHSTSAILITDPAGYIVQANEAFSRVSGYAVAEVLDQLPGMLTVEQQQNAHLGYVLKQLNQRGSWEGEVWLKRRNGEHYPAWVGITAVLDDEGDLASYVCFFTDISERKASEQRIHRLAYYDALTHLPNRTLFQDRLYTALQQAERHKAWVVLMFLDLDRFKPINDSLGHAAGDRMLKDMAERLLACVDEDDTVARMGGDEFTLLLQPRATREQALNRAIHVAESILGGLVTPFVLENREFFVTASIGIALSPQDGSELSQLMKNADTAMYHAKERGKNNFQFYQADMNASALERLELESDLRHALEQNEFTLYYQPQFSGDGKRLTGAEALLRWRHPTRGLVPPGDFIPVIEELGLVVDVGDWVLREACRQLKAWHKEKVRVPKVSVNISARQFSDGQLGTRIATILEETGLPPACLELELTESILMREVNEAMQILDSLKNLGLSIAVDDFGTGYSSLNYLKQFPIDVLKIDRTFVDGLPEGEQDAQIARAIIAMAHSLNLAVIAEGVETHEQLEFLREHGCDEVQGYLFGRPMPANQFEAQFSNETLFMFQ, translated from the coding sequence TTGACCAATCTCACGCAATCGCCCCTTTCGCGTCCTGCCGCAACCTCGGCCGGCAGCCACCTGCGTGGCTCGCTCAAGGGGGCGTTGGCCCTGCTCGCCCTGGTTTTGCTGGGGTTGCTGCTGTGGCAACTGTTCGCGCAGTTCCGCCATACCCAGGCCGACCTGCGCGAACAGAGCCTGGCGACCAGCGCCGAACTGGCGGATCACCTGAACCTGAACATGGCGCTCAAGTCGCAACAGGCGCTGAACCTGGTCCAGCCATACGTCAAACCTCCGACGCCTGCCGCCCTGCCGTCGCTGCTCGCCACGCTACAGGCGCGCCTGCCGGCCCTGCGCGCCATGGCCTGGCTGGATGCCGACGGCGAGGTGCGCAACGACTCCCAGACCGGCACGCCGGACCGTCAGCAGATTGACGAGCTCTTGCAACTGAACCAGGGCCGCGCCTACTTCTACAGCAACGCGCCCGACAACCAGCAGGTCTACCTGCTGCTGCGCCAACCGGCCGAACAGGACCGCGGCTACTGGCTGCTGCGCCTGGCACCGGAGTACTACCGGGAACTGACCGTGCACCTGGACAGCCCGACTCATCCGCTGTGGCTGCTGGAAAACAGCCGCAGTGACCAGGTGATCGAACGCCATGGCCACAAGCACACCAGCGGCGAGCCGCTGCAAAGCGTGATGCTGGCGTTCCTCGACAACAGCACCTGGCAATTGCGCGGCCTGTTCGATGCGGGCCAGGCCCGCGACCGTTTGCTGCCGGCCTTGATCGGCAAGTGCGTGCTGGTGCTGTTCTGCGCCCTGCTGCCAGTGCTGGCGCTGATCAACATGCGCCGGCGCCAGCGCGCCCTGCAGGAAGACCGCCGACGCTACCAGGAAATCTTCGAAGGCACCGGCGTCGCCCTGTGCGTGCTCGACCTCTCCAGCCTGCCCGGGCAGCTCGACCGCTACCACCTGCGCAATCGCGCCGCGCTCAAGCAGAGCCTGGCGCTGGACGGCAACCTGCGCCGCACCTTGCTGCAAGAGCTGAAGATCACCGAGATCAACCAGGTGGCGCGCCAGTTGCTCAACGTCGAGTGCCACGAAGGCGCCTGGCAACGCCTGATCGACGGCAGCGGCGATGGCCGCGACAGCGTCGGCATGCAATTGATCGACGCGCTGATCGAACAGCGCCAGCAGCTCGAACTGGAAGTGCGCCTGCCAGCACCGCTGGGCGGCGAGCTGCACCTGTGGCTGATGGTGCGCCTGCCGCAGCAGCGCCGCGATTTCCAGGCGGTGATCCTGAGCATCAGCGACATCACCAGCCGCAAGCAGGTGGAGCTGTCGCTGCTCGAGCGCGAGGGCTTCTGGTCCGACGTGGTGCGGACCGTGCCCGACCAGCTCTACGTGCAGGACGTGAACAGCCAGCGGATGATCTTCAGTAACCGCCACCTGGGCCAGACCCTCGGCTACGACCGCGCCGAACTGGCCCAGATGGGCGAGCGCTTCTGGGAAATGCTCCTGCACCCCGACGATGCCGAGCACTACCGCGCCCTGCGCCAGCAGCAGCGCGAGACCAGCTACGGCGCATCGCTGCACTGTCAACTGCGCTTCCGCCACCGTGATGGCGGCTGGCGCTGCTACGAGATCCGCGAGCAGGTGCTGAGCCGCGGCGCCGACGACCAGGTCAGCCGCATCATCGGCGTGGGCAAGGACGTCACCGTGCAGATCGAGGCCAGCCAATCGCTGCGCGACAGCGAACAGCGTTACCGCATGCTCGCCGAAAGCATCAGCGACGTGATCTTCTCCACCGACAGCCAGCTGCAGCTCAACTATGTCAGCCCCTCGGTACATGCCGTGCTGGGCTACCAGGCCGACTGGATCTTCGCCAACGGCTGGCAGTCGATCATTGCCAACCCCGGCCAGCTGACCGGCGTCTACAGCCTGCTCGAACGGGTCAGCAAGGCCCTGGGCGACCCTGCCCAGCTGGCCCAGTTGCGCGATACCCTGCCCACCCAGCTGTTCCTGTTCGACTGCCTGCGCGCCGATGGCCGCAAGATCCCCATCGAACTGCGCCTGGTACTGGTATGGGACGAACACGCGCACTTCGAAGGCGTGCTCGGCGTCGGCCGCGACATCAGCCAGCAACGCCGCGCCGAAAAAGACCTGCGCATGGCGGCGACGGTGTTCGAGCACTCCACCTCGGCCATCCTCATCACCGACCCGGCCGGCTATATCGTCCAGGCCAACGAGGCCTTCAGCCGGGTCAGCGGCTACGCGGTGGCCGAAGTGCTCGACCAGCTGCCCGGCATGCTCACCGTCGAGCAGCAGCAGAACGCCCACCTGGGCTATGTGCTCAAGCAGCTCAACCAGCGCGGCAGCTGGGAGGGCGAGGTGTGGCTCAAGCGCCGCAACGGCGAGCACTATCCGGCCTGGGTCGGCATCACCGCCGTGCTCGACGACGAAGGCGACCTGGCCAGCTATGTGTGCTTCTTCACCGACATCAGCGAGCGCAAGGCCAGCGAACAGCGCATTCACCGCCTGGCCTACTACGACGCCCTGACCCACCTGCCCAACCGCACGCTGTTCCAGGACCGGCTGTACACCGCCCTGCAACAGGCCGAACGGCACAAGGCCTGGGTGGTGCTGATGTTCCTCGACCTTGACCGATTCAAGCCGATCAACGACTCCCTCGGCCACGCCGCGGGCGACCGCATGCTCAAGGACATGGCCGAACGCCTGCTGGCCTGCGTCGACGAAGACGACACCGTGGCACGCATGGGCGGCGACGAATTCACCCTGCTGCTGCAACCGCGGGCCACCCGTGAACAGGCGTTGAACCGCGCCATCCACGTGGCCGAGAGCATCCTCGGCGGGCTGGTGACCCCGTTCGTGCTGGAGAACCGCGAGTTCTTCGTCACCGCCAGTATCGGCATCGCCCTCAGCCCGCAGGATGGCAGCGAACTCAGCCAGCTGATGAAGAATGCCGACACGGCGATGTACCACGCCAAGGAGCGCGGCAAGAACAACTTCCAGTTCTACCAGGCGGACATGAACGCCAGCGCCCTGGAACGCCTGGAGCTGGAGAGCGACCTGCGCCATGCCCTGGAGCAGAACGAGTTCACCCTCTACTACCAGCCGCAGTTCAGCGGCGACGGCAAGCGCCTGACCGGCGCCGAGGCCCTGCTGCGCTGGCGCCACCCGACCCGCGGCCTGGTGCCGCCGGGCGACTTCATCCCGGTGATCGAGGAGCTCGGCCTGGTGGTGGATGTCGGCGACTGGGTGCTGCGCGAGGCCTGCCGCCAACTCAAGGCCTGGCACAAGGAGAAGGTGCGGGTGCCGAAGGTGTCGGTGAACATCTCCGCCCGGCAGTTCTCCGATGGCCAGCTGGGCACGCGCATCGCCACCATCCTGGAAGAGACCGGCCTGCCACCGGCGTGCCTGGAGCTGGAGCTGACCGAAAGCATCCTGATGCGCGAGGTCAACGAGGCCATGCAGATCCTCGACAGCCTGAAGAACCTGGGCTTGAGCATTGCGGTCGACGACTTCGGTACCGGCTACTCGTCGCTCAACTACCTCAAGCAGTTCCCCATCGACGTGCTCAAGATCGACCGCACCTTCGTCGACGGCCTGCCCGAGGGCGAGCAGGACGCGCAGATCGCCCGGGCGATCATCGCCATGGCCCACAGCCTCAACCTGGCGGTGATCGCCGAGGGCGTGGAAACCCACGAGCAGCTGGAGTTCCTGCGCGAGCATGGTTGCGACGAAGTGCAGGGTTACCTGTTCGGCCGGCCGATGCCGGCCAACCAGTTCGAGGCGCAGTTCAGCAACGAGACGTTGTTCATGTTTCAGTGA
- the glyA gene encoding serine hydroxymethyltransferase, whose product MFSRDLTIAKYDAELFEAMQQEALRQEEHIELIASENYTSPAVMEAQGSVLTNKYAEGYPGKRYYGGCEYVDVVEQLAIDRAKELFGADYANVQPHAGSQANAAVYLALLSAGDTILGMSLAHGGHLTHGASVSSSGKLYNAIQYGIDANGLIDYDEVEALALEHKPKMIVAGFSAYSQVLDFARFRAIADKVGAYLFVDMAHVAGLVAAGVYPNPVPFADVVTTTTHKTLRGPRGGLILARANADIEKKLNSAVFPGAQGGPLEHVIAAKAICFKEALQPEFKAYQQQVVKNAQAMAEVFIERGFDVVSGGTQNHLFLLSLIKQEISGKDADAALGKAFITVNKNSVPNDPRSPFVTSGLRFGTPAVTTRGFKEAECRELAGWICDILADLNNEAVIDAVREKVKAICKKLPVYGN is encoded by the coding sequence ATGTTCAGCCGTGATTTGACCATTGCCAAGTACGACGCCGAGCTCTTCGAAGCCATGCAGCAAGAAGCTCTGCGCCAGGAAGAGCATATCGAGCTGATCGCTTCGGAAAACTACACTAGCCCCGCTGTCATGGAAGCCCAGGGTTCGGTACTGACCAACAAGTACGCCGAAGGCTATCCAGGCAAGCGCTACTACGGTGGCTGCGAGTACGTCGACGTCGTCGAGCAACTGGCCATCGACCGCGCCAAGGAACTGTTCGGCGCCGACTACGCCAACGTCCAGCCGCACGCCGGCTCCCAGGCCAACGCCGCCGTCTACCTGGCCCTTCTGTCGGCCGGTGACACCATCCTGGGCATGAGCCTGGCCCACGGCGGTCACCTGACCCACGGCGCCAGCGTGTCGTCCTCGGGCAAGCTGTACAACGCCATCCAGTACGGCATCGACGCCAACGGCCTGATCGACTACGACGAAGTCGAAGCCCTGGCCCTGGAACACAAGCCGAAGATGATCGTCGCCGGCTTCTCCGCCTACTCGCAGGTGCTGGACTTCGCCCGCTTCCGCGCCATCGCCGACAAGGTCGGTGCCTACCTGTTCGTCGACATGGCCCACGTGGCTGGCCTGGTCGCCGCTGGCGTGTACCCGAACCCGGTGCCGTTCGCCGACGTGGTCACCACCACCACCCACAAGACCCTGCGTGGTCCACGTGGCGGCCTGATCCTGGCCCGTGCCAACGCCGACATCGAGAAGAAGCTCAACTCCGCGGTCTTCCCGGGCGCCCAGGGCGGCCCGCTGGAGCACGTCATCGCCGCCAAGGCGATTTGCTTCAAGGAAGCGCTGCAGCCTGAGTTCAAGGCCTACCAGCAACAAGTGGTGAAGAACGCCCAGGCCATGGCCGAAGTGTTCATCGAGCGTGGTTTCGACGTCGTTTCCGGCGGCACCCAGAACCACCTGTTCCTGCTGTCGCTGATCAAGCAGGAAATCTCCGGTAAGGACGCCGACGCCGCCCTGGGCAAGGCCTTCATCACCGTCAACAAGAACTCGGTCCCGAACGACCCACGTTCGCCGTTCGTCACCTCGGGCCTGCGTTTCGGCACCCCAGCCGTCACCACCCGAGGCTTCAAGGAAGCCGAGTGCCGCGAACTGGCTGGCTGGATCTGCGACATCCTGGCCGACCTGAACAACGAAGCGGTGATCGACGCCGTGCGTGAGAAGGTCAAGGCCATCTGCAAGAAGCTGCCGGTGTACGGCAACTGA
- a CDS encoding MFS transporter — protein sequence MTSRRILYFSCLAVLLCQSGITFYLPMLPAIADDLNATDEFAALSLSLFLVGMGACVMLWGRLGATLGSSRILTWTLLLYGCCTFLLAVSPVAWVFLVLRLLQGALAGGISVAARALLVEQYDGKDLTRAYSSLSLCFVLSLGASQFIGAMIATLTNWRIAMLLVAIPCVLMATLKGWNIAAQHIVVPRRTGERTSLHKLIVQPRFILPVLVGGFGYSIIVVFSSAAPLLLQQSFNWSMWEYGLLGWPISIAYLIGTRLASTFATGYNEARMLRFSSASLLFSALIMLIASSLLKNSAYAIWLPYCLMLVAQGVAYPVSLSLASRQSTGAASPAMALIALVHQLLAALTNLISSSVGMSPTMLVMMCAGLASLAWLATRSKKMLP from the coding sequence ATGACCAGTCGGCGAATTCTCTACTTCAGTTGCTTAGCCGTACTGTTGTGCCAGTCGGGTATAACCTTCTATCTACCCATGCTCCCGGCCATTGCGGACGACCTGAATGCAACAGATGAGTTCGCCGCACTTAGTTTGAGCCTGTTTCTCGTAGGAATGGGGGCATGCGTAATGCTGTGGGGTCGGTTGGGAGCCACTCTCGGTTCAAGCCGAATACTGACCTGGACACTACTCCTCTACGGCTGCTGCACCTTTCTGCTAGCAGTATCACCCGTTGCCTGGGTATTTCTTGTTCTACGCCTGCTTCAGGGAGCCCTGGCGGGCGGTATATCAGTTGCGGCTCGTGCTTTGCTGGTCGAGCAGTATGATGGCAAGGATCTGACGCGAGCCTATAGCAGCCTTTCACTTTGCTTCGTACTTTCCCTCGGCGCCTCTCAGTTTATCGGGGCGATGATTGCTACACTGACAAACTGGCGAATAGCTATGCTGCTCGTCGCGATACCCTGTGTACTAATGGCAACACTGAAGGGCTGGAATATCGCAGCTCAGCACATAGTCGTTCCGCGCCGAACAGGTGAGCGCACCAGCCTCCATAAACTCATTGTGCAACCGCGTTTTATTCTACCCGTGCTTGTTGGAGGTTTTGGGTACTCCATCATCGTCGTATTTAGCAGTGCCGCGCCCTTGCTTCTCCAGCAGTCATTCAATTGGTCCATGTGGGAATATGGGCTGTTGGGATGGCCAATCAGCATTGCTTATCTAATCGGTACTCGCCTGGCAAGCACCTTTGCAACCGGTTACAACGAAGCAAGGATGCTTCGATTTTCTAGTGCTTCGCTGTTATTTAGCGCACTCATCATGCTTATTGCATCATCCCTGTTGAAAAATTCGGCTTATGCGATCTGGCTCCCCTATTGCCTGATGCTTGTAGCTCAGGGAGTGGCATACCCGGTGAGCCTGTCACTGGCAAGCAGGCAGTCAACAGGAGCTGCTTCTCCCGCCATGGCACTGATTGCGCTTGTTCACCAACTACTGGCTGCCCTGACGAACTTGATATCCAGCTCCGTGGGTATGAGCCCAACCATGTTGGTTATGATGTGCGCTGGATTGGCATCACTCGCCTGGTTGGCGACTCGCTCTAAAAAAATGCTGCCATAA